One Podarcis muralis chromosome Z, rPodMur119.hap1.1, whole genome shotgun sequence DNA segment encodes these proteins:
- the CYSLTR1 gene encoding cysteinyl leukotriene receptor 1 has translation MTRGENMQSNVTTCSATIDEFRSQVYTTTYSIISVLGLLGNGFVLCVLIRTFQEKTAFQIYMLNLATSDLLFVCTLPLRVVYYVHKGDWFFGDFLCRISSYAMYVNLYCSIMFMTAMSFFRCIAIVFPMQNLRFVTRKKAVLVCGAIWIFVTLTSMPFLLSGSYLDSSSNKTKCFEPPPADEMLKLVVLHYIALFIGFIIPFTTIAACYTMIIRTLLKNSLQKKEAARRKAVWMIVIVTLTFLLSFAPYHVQRTVHIHFMMERGSRCEDTLYMQKSVVITLSLAAFNCCFDPLLYFFSGGNFRKRLSTFRKGSASSVSQAHKFKMSLKNFEEEPANGKAREEMGL, from the coding sequence ATGACTCGTGGCGAAAATATGCAGAGCAACGTGACGACATGCAGTGCCACCATTGATGAATTCCGGAGTCAAGTGTACACTACGACGTACTCTATAATCTCAGTGTTGGGCTTATTAGGAAACGGCTTTGTGCTGTGTGTCCTTATAAGAACATTCCAGGAGAAAACAGCCTTCCAGATATACATGCTCAACCTTGCTACTTCAGACCTGTTGTTTGTGTGCACACTGCCTCTGCGGGTGGTATACTATGTCCACAAGGGCGACTGGTTCTTTGGTGACTTCCTATGCCGGATCAGCTCCTACGCCATGTACGTCAACTTGTACTGCAGCATCATGTTCATGACGGCCATGAGCTTCTTCCGCTGCATTGCCATAGTTTTCCCCATGCAGAACCTCAGGTTTGTAACTCGGAAGAAAGCCGTGCTGGTATGCGGAGCCATTTGGATCTTTGTGACACTGACGAGCATGCCATTTCTGCTGAGTGGCTCATACCTGGACAGTTCGAGCAACAAGACTAAGTGCTTTGAGCCCCCGCCAGCAGATGAGATGCTGAAGCTGGTGGTCCTCCATTATATTGCATTATTTATTGGCTTCATCATTCCCTTCACCACCATCGCCGCCTGCTACACCATGATCATAAGAACCTTGCTGAAAAATTCCCTGCAAAAAAAGGAAGCGGCCCGCCGGAAAGCCGTCTGGATGATTGTCATTGTCACCTTGACCTTCCTCTTGAGCTTCGCTCCCTATCATGTCCAACGCACGGTCCACATTCATTTCATGATGGAAAGGGGTTCACGTTGTGAGGATACCCTCTACATGCAGAAATCTGTGGTGATAACGCTTTCCCTGGCAGCTTTCAATTGCTGCTTCGACCCACTTCTCTATTTCTTCTCTGGAGGCAACTTTCGCAAAAGGCTTTCTACCTTCCGAAAGGGGTCGGCCTCCAGTGTGTCACAGGCACACAAGTTCAAGATGTCCTTAAAGAACTTTGAGGAGGAGCCAGCTAATGGGAAGGCACGAGAAGAGATGGGCTTATAG